In Papaver somniferum cultivar HN1 chromosome 1, ASM357369v1, whole genome shotgun sequence, a genomic segment contains:
- the LOC113358740 gene encoding vesicle-associated protein 3-1-like, translating into MSRANNNLLNIQPTDHELKFPFELNKKTSSSLQFTNNTDGYVAFKVKTTNPKKYSASPNMGIVLPGTTCDVTVAMQAQKEAPQDMLQSKDKFLVQTTVVAAPTRNITSEIFSKESGRVIEEFKLRVIYVVPVANPVQQGSDQGSSSTPSLASCVDNGSQTTCCIKTSNNLLNMQCEIGKSFQKIFVSKIDGSLSNGEKLVRGSPKATCNQIFLEEDAFETLAKSKFIIKSQ; encoded by the exons ATGAGTAGAGCAAATAATAATCTCTTAAACATTCAACCCACAGATCATGAGCTCAAATTCCCTTTCGAATTGAATAAGAAGACTTCATCTTCTCTGCAGTTCACTAACAATACCGATGGATATGTTGCTTTCAAGGTTAAAACCACGAACCCAAAGAAATACTCTGCTAGTCCAAATATGGGAATCGTATTGCCTGGAACAACATGCGACGTTACAGTAGCTATGCAAGCACAAAAGGAAGCTCCACAGGATATGCTGCAATCCAAAGACAAGTTCCTTGTACAGACTACTGTTGTTGCAGCACCAACAAGGAACATTACAAGTGAAATTTTTAGCAAAGAAAGTGGCAGGGTTATTGAGGAATTCAAGTTGAGGGTGATTTATGTTGTTCCAGTAGCCAATCCA GTGCAGCAAGGATCTGACCAAGGATCTTCTTCTACTCCTAGCCTGGCATCTTGTGTGGACAATGGGAGTCAAACAACTTGTTGTATAAAAACATCCAACAACTTGTTGAACATGCAATGTGAAATTGG TAAAAGTTTCCAGAAGATTTTTGTATCTAAGATTGATGGTAGTCTTTCTAATGGGGAAAAACTAGTTAGAGGCTCTCCCAAAGCTACATGCAATCAG ATTTTCTTGGAAGAAGATGCTTTTGAGACATTGGCGAAATCtaaatttattatcaagtctcaaTAA
- the LOC113313089 gene encoding putative ubiquitin-conjugating enzyme E2 38: MDEVEGMETSSSIVTSNSKANTKELKMFVKINERYGEEDVANKIKGIKITDEITERDGEEDVVDRIKELKMFDEITERDVADGCEVDKKYLNIDNKGKAVMSIEPADEMVNDISDNDDDDDGSEGYDPEEGSGYESDDVVFKSNAEVEAAALQAKFDAEDLPAGAEVSVPWLVVEDKPTDSSSSVPEQFEEEEDEVMLKFKSFKSFDTVVDFSDHHYQSESVTESTQASQKWVKAIQRDWRLLEKDLPDTIFVRAYEERMDLLRAVIVGAAGTPYHDGLFFFDVYFPSDYPDTPPLVNYHAHNLRLNPNLYNSGYVCLSLLNTWQGHTVERWTPGQSTMLQVLLSIQALVLNEKPYFNEPGYEFEAGTVRGEKLSQEYNEDTFILSCKTMQYTLKNPPKHFEEYVLGHFRLRAQTILATCKAYIEGAQIGSVVEEEVQDDNESEEEVQVENESQKSSSSLTLNEEETIVHGVKDVNEGQKSCTSLHFKNEVGTMAGNLAPMFISKGAKNCEQFICLGDAYRLAEANYSDIFKEHFYKPVGEQVAAAES; the protein is encoded by the coding sequence ATGGACGAAGTTGAAGGTATGGAAACTAGTTCTTCTATAGTTACTTCTAATTCTAAAGCTAATACTAAAGAGCTTAAAATGTTTGTTAAAATTAATGAGAGATATGGAGAGGAAGATGTAGCTAATAAGATTAAAGGGATTAAAATTACTGATGAAATTACTGAGAGAGATGGTGAAGAAGATGTAGTTGATAGGATTAAAGAGCTTAAAATGTTTGATGAAATTACTGAGAGAGATGTAGCTGATGGTTGTGAAGTTGACAAGAAATACTTGAACATAGATAACAAGGGAAAGGCTGTCATGTCGATAGAACCTGCAGATGAAATGGTGAATGATATTTcagacaatgatgatgatgatgatgggtcAGAAGGGTATGATCCAGAAGAAGGATCCGGTTATGAATCTGATGATGTTGTTTTTAAGTCGAATGCTGAGGTGGAGGCTGCAGCATTACAAGCCAAGTTCGACGCTGAAGACCTCCCTGCTGGTGCAGAAGTATCTGTCCCTTGGTTGGTGGTGGAGGACAAACCCACTGATAGCAGTTCATCTGTTCCCGAGCAgtttgaagaagaggaggatgaagTTATGCTGAAGTTTAAATCATTTAAAAGTTTCGATACAGTTGTGGATTTCTCTGACCACCATTATCAATCAGAGTCAGTTACCGAATCAACGCAGGCATCACAGAAGTGGGTAAAAGCTATTCAGCGGGATTGGAGACTTCTAGAGAAGGATTTGCCTGACACTATATTTGTTAGAGCTTATGAAGAAAGAATGGATCTTTTAAGGGCTGTAATTGTAGGTGCAGCTGGGACTCCTTATCACGACGGCCTCTTCTTCTTCGATGTTTACTTTCCATCAGATTATCCTGATACACCACCGCTCGTCAACTACCATGCACATAATCTGCGTTTAAATCCAAACTTGTACAATAGTGGATATGTTTGCCTTAGTCTTCTCAACACATGGCAGGGGCATACCGTTGAGCGTTGGACCCCAGGGCAATCCACTATGCTGCAAGTTCTTCTCTCTATCCAGGCACTGGTGCTGAATGAAAAGCCTTACTTCAATGAGCCTGGATATGAGTTCGAGGCTGGCACTGTACGGGGCGAGAAGCTTTCCCAAGAATACAATGAGGACACATTTATTCTTTCATGCAAGACAATGCAGTACACGCTTAAGAATCCCCCAAAGCATTTTGAGGAATATGTACTGGGACATTTCCGCCTTCGAGCACAGACTATTTTGGCGACTTGTAAGGCTTACATTGAAGGTGCTCAGATCggttctgttgttgaagaagaagtgcaGGATGATAATGAGAGTGAAGAAGAAGTGCAGGTTGAAAATGAGAGTCAAAAGAGCAGCTCCTCGTTAACCTTGAACGAGGAGGAAACCATTGTTCATGGAGTGAAGGATGTAAATGAAGGTCAAAAGAGCTGCACCTCATTGCACTTCAAAAACGAAGTGGGTACCATGGCAGGGAACCTTGCTCCAATGTTTATATCTAAAGGCGCTAAGAATTGTGAGCAGTTCATCTGTCTGGGAGACGCGTATAGGTTAGCCGAAGCCAATTACAGTGACATTTTTAAGGAACATTTCTACAAGCCAGTTGGAGAAcaagttgctgctgctgaatcTTAA
- the LOC113313096 gene encoding DNA (cytosine-5)-methyltransferase DRM2-like, with translation MSMGFDEEFVVKAVDTHAEGDEVGILDALLAYNTPDESPTPGEPFPSNTQAGDRSLPRGEAVVSDRCSPDIEWDDDLDEDSDFSSIGCLRNEETLEHMTDRDQKMMQLLEMDFPIQEVMSAIHSCVPETPILELIDYIHASRMLKEESYNHQREHLASFNDDRSSRHRREGLKRKRQNDDEQTLKPRAMIELKNKLPDSAMGSPYFYIEDIALTSRTKSLQGIETEFIDSKLFSPAARKRGFIHNLPTENRFQLLPMPPLTIKASLPQTTRWWPSWDSRTQLGCLLTSTGSAELTPTCERIRETLESSGGDPNAENKKFILFQCQKWNLVWTAKYSVAPLEPEEAELFLGYPEFHTKVGGANRNDRYKALRNSFQVDTLAYHLSVLKDRFPRGISVLSLYSGIGGAQIALHRLGISLKLVVAVEPSEVNRKIYKRWWERSGQKGKLVDTITDINELTIDKLRSLINSYDGFDLIIGGSPCKNQPGTHKKIGNTLEGKLPVKSYDFCKILDDVKFLMAAKQA, from the exons ATGTCAATGGGGTTTGATGAAGAGTTTGTAGTGAAGGCAGTTGATACGCATG CTGAAGGAGACGAAGTAGGAATACTGGATGCTTTACTTGCTTATAAT ACTCCTGATGAATCTCCAACACCAGGCGAACCTTTCCCTTCAAATACTCAGGCTGGTGATAGATCTCTTCCACGAGGCGAAGCTGTCGTTTCCGATCGTTGTTCTCCAGATATTGAATGGGATGATGATCTGGATGAAGACTCAGATTTCTCGAGCATAGGATGTCTCCGAAATGAG GAGACCTTGGAACATATGACTGACAGGGATCAGAAAATGATGCAGCTACTCGAGATGGATTTCCCCATTCAAGAAGTTATGTCAGCTATTCACTCATGTG TTCCAGAAACCCCAATATTGGAACTCATAGATTATATCCATGCTTCTCGAATGTTGAAAGAGGAAAGCTATAATCATCAGCGCGAACATCTTGCAAGTTTCAATGATGACAGATCATCACGACACCGAAGAGAAGGGTTAAAGAGGAAGCGTCAAAATGATGATGAACAAACACTCAAGCCGAGAGCAATGATTGAGTTAAAGAATAAGCTACCAGATTCAGCTATGGGGTCTCCGTATTTCTATATTGAGGACATTGCACTTACTTCAAGAACAAAATCCTTACAAGGCATTGAAACTGAATTCATAGATTCGAAGTTATTCAGTCCAGCTGCAAGAAAAAGAGGGTTTATTCATAACCTCCCAACTGAGAACAGATTTCAATTGCTTCCAATGCCTCCACTAACAATTAAAGCATCTCTACCACAAACAACCAGATGGTGGCCATCATGGGATTCAAGGACTCAGCTAGGCTGCTTACTAACTTCCACCGGAAGTGCCGAACTGACTCCGACTTGTGAGCGGATTAGAGAAACCCTAGAAAGTAGTGGAGGAGACCCAAATGCAGAGAACAAAAAGTTCATTCTTTTTCAGTGTCAAAAATGGAATCTGGTTTGGACTGCGAAATACAGTGTTGCACCACTTGAACCCGAAGAGGCAGAGCTATTTCTAGGGTATCCAGAATTCCACACCAAAGTTGGAGGAGCTAACCGAAATGACAGATATAAAGCGCTTCGGAATTCGTTCCAG GTAGATACCTTGGCTTACCACCTCTCCGTATTGAAAGACCGCTTTCCAAGGGGTATCTCAGTGCTGTCTCTTTACTCTGGAATTGGCGGGGCCCAAATAGCTTTGCATCGACTTGGAATATCTCTGAAACTTGTTGTTGCAGTTGAGCCTTCTGAAGTTAACAGGAAGATCTACAAGAGGTGGTGGGAGAGGAGTGGGCAGAAGGGGAAGTTAGTTGATACCATTACAGACATCAATGAACTCACAATAGATAAGTTAAGAAGCCTGATTAATTCTTACGATGGGTTCGACTTAATAATTGGAGGAAGCCCATGTAAGAATCAACCTGGAACCCATAAGAAGATCGGAAATACTCTTGAAGGGAAACTACCGGTTAAATCTTATGATTTTTGCAAGATATTAGATGATGTGAAGTTCCTTATGGCTGCGAAACAAGCATGA